Proteins from a genomic interval of Quercus robur chromosome 9, dhQueRobu3.1, whole genome shotgun sequence:
- the LOC126698861 gene encoding vacuolar protein sorting-associated protein 45 homolog: MQLFNKLASRSARYKPGLVQFVLKQAGVDKRTGDLFGNRDLLNIARNMARGLKGVENVYTQHQPLLFQTMESISKGRLRDVDYPYVSNHFQHGRFVF, from the exons ATGCAACTTTTCAACAAACTAGCTTCTCGGTCTGCCAGGTACAAACCAGGG CTTGTCCAGTTCGTCTTGAAGCAAGCAGGGGTTGATAAGCGAACTGGGGATCTTTTTGGAAATCGAGATCTTTTGAATATTGCTCGTAACATGGCTCGTGGACTGAAG GGGGTTGAGAATGTTTACACCCAGCACCAACCCCTTTTGTTCCAAACCATGGAAAGCATTTCCAAGGGACGGTTGAGAGATGTGGACTACCCGTATGTTAGCAATCACTTTCAGCACGGCAGGTTCGTTTTCTAA